The following are encoded together in the Deinococcus taeanensis genome:
- a CDS encoding DEAD/DEAH box helicase, whose product MLTAQQRQALAEVVKTNAYGSPFLSIAARSVYLHPSALRQELENDPTFEVFVKPAQGRNSECVRFRLSAGALLVQLPVARQHLQKAGYPQADLHALLQRLHEEKKLHEVDGQLRPGEGPAPDLRVYNPVRITATTEPVSLDGAANQPLTKDETIVLNGLENLEAPRINFGLYETFVTVEEIAAEAGVKQHLGDAAVPGLLKKLIEKRQVIEPLPGRYRSRISEIVRLLKNVKQRFKAGDEDSAPFLIQSLQVRFQDRRRLLRERSFTGALNTIRDGQRSRTVNAAAKLLTSGFSKALGRAPEDVALTNVQERALQALGSAYLSRAGGTFVVTGNTGSGKTEAALLPLLLGMLEEQVREGHKGVKALLVYPRQNLAKNQLERVCEYVAHLNRAMTEPGAQGLGVQPLSVGIVFGNTPETQAQLKGEQTDRYKRTWRPSDNGSFEVPYFSDADGAVVRARPRPNGQWAMTSGGGFAGGGWELQTFQPTREDILQSPPDILVITTEMLHRWLMDDRARNIFGLSRHYREAAAFHPPRALVMDEIHLYSGVHGAQIAALLRRFKRRVDNAMYAYAQHDASVQNPWRSPLLIGMSATIGRPQHFWHELTGVDEHRIQALTPQDEDYGEAQGRDYYLFIRPESFSRGKRIGDASAAIQTIMTISHNMVRRPAAEGTPAKFRSLIFQDSISKLKKLTVEFRDAESLKGLSSLRSAAPQGNSTFTSLAFMQGEYWYFDAADPFQYSEGRREPGRPVSTLSSGETPVYSGEGQSADILNRDIIFATTSLEVGYDDPSIQFVLQHHAPSNVASFVQKKGRAGRDLNDRPITAVTLSRNNYRDAFYYQNTSYLTDPADYEPALNAENDFVQRFHAVALLFDELVARTGRSWQRVPQGVTLDAHLNAVQGELQRLDSRGQFISQAYKWVVADSLQAQPEYATWEALWSWFTQTLLDPEVSSRAGEKPDLMRLCPAFPENLFSSVNLPLVQVMHPGRRGPESSWQFLKEDVALTFSELAPGRVTRRYGRHDLYWRPPYCV is encoded by the coding sequence ATGCTGACGGCCCAGCAGCGTCAGGCCCTGGCCGAAGTGGTGAAGACCAATGCGTATGGCAGCCCTTTCCTGAGTATCGCGGCGCGCAGCGTTTACCTGCATCCGTCGGCGTTGCGTCAGGAACTGGAGAATGATCCAACATTCGAAGTGTTCGTGAAGCCCGCCCAGGGGCGCAACAGCGAGTGTGTCCGGTTCCGCCTAAGCGCTGGGGCACTGCTCGTCCAGTTGCCGGTTGCCCGTCAGCACCTGCAGAAAGCAGGGTACCCGCAGGCGGACCTGCACGCCCTCCTGCAACGCCTTCATGAGGAGAAGAAGCTCCATGAGGTTGATGGACAACTGCGTCCGGGTGAGGGGCCGGCCCCGGACCTGCGGGTGTACAACCCGGTACGGATCACGGCGACCACTGAGCCGGTCAGTCTCGACGGCGCGGCCAACCAGCCCCTGACGAAGGACGAAACCATCGTCCTCAACGGTCTGGAGAACCTGGAAGCACCGCGGATCAACTTCGGGCTGTACGAGACGTTCGTGACTGTTGAAGAGATTGCGGCGGAAGCCGGCGTGAAGCAGCACCTCGGGGACGCCGCGGTTCCCGGGTTGTTGAAGAAACTCATTGAAAAGCGCCAGGTGATTGAACCGCTCCCGGGCCGCTACCGGTCCCGGATCAGCGAGATCGTGCGTCTCCTCAAGAACGTCAAACAGCGGTTCAAGGCCGGTGACGAGGACAGCGCCCCCTTCCTTATTCAGAGTCTTCAGGTGCGCTTCCAGGACCGGCGGCGCCTGCTGCGTGAGCGCAGCTTCACCGGCGCGCTGAACACCATCCGTGACGGTCAGCGCAGCCGGACTGTGAATGCGGCGGCCAAGCTCCTGACCAGCGGATTTTCTAAGGCATTGGGTCGTGCCCCGGAGGACGTGGCCCTGACGAACGTCCAGGAGCGCGCCCTGCAGGCCTTGGGAAGCGCCTATCTCAGCCGGGCAGGCGGCACGTTCGTGGTGACCGGCAACACCGGCAGCGGGAAAACCGAGGCCGCCCTGCTCCCCCTGCTCCTGGGCATGCTCGAGGAGCAGGTTCGGGAGGGACACAAGGGCGTCAAGGCGCTGCTCGTCTACCCCCGGCAGAACCTCGCGAAAAACCAGCTGGAGCGCGTCTGCGAGTATGTCGCGCACCTCAACCGCGCCATGACGGAACCGGGCGCTCAGGGGCTGGGGGTTCAGCCCTTGAGTGTGGGCATCGTGTTCGGCAACACCCCGGAAACCCAGGCGCAACTCAAAGGTGAGCAGACAGATAGGTACAAGCGCACGTGGCGTCCGTCGGATAACGGCTCCTTCGAGGTGCCGTACTTCTCAGACGCTGATGGGGCCGTGGTCCGGGCCCGGCCGCGGCCCAATGGGCAGTGGGCGATGACGTCCGGCGGGGGGTTCGCGGGGGGCGGCTGGGAACTGCAGACCTTCCAACCCACCCGGGAGGACATCCTCCAGTCCCCGCCGGACATCCTGGTGATCACCACGGAGATGCTGCACCGCTGGTTGATGGACGACCGGGCGCGCAACATCTTTGGCCTGTCCCGTCATTACCGCGAAGCGGCGGCTTTCCACCCGCCACGCGCCCTGGTGATGGACGAGATTCACCTGTACTCCGGTGTGCACGGCGCCCAGATTGCCGCCCTCTTGCGCCGCTTCAAACGCCGGGTCGACAACGCCATGTACGCGTACGCGCAGCATGACGCCTCCGTGCAGAACCCGTGGCGTTCGCCCCTGCTCATCGGGATGAGTGCAACGATCGGCCGCCCCCAGCACTTCTGGCATGAGTTGACCGGGGTCGACGAGCACCGCATCCAGGCCCTGACTCCACAGGACGAGGATTACGGAGAAGCGCAGGGCCGGGACTACTACCTGTTCATCCGACCGGAGTCCTTCTCCAGAGGTAAGCGCATCGGTGACGCGTCCGCGGCGATTCAGACGATCATGACCATTTCCCACAACATGGTCCGGCGCCCCGCAGCGGAGGGCACCCCCGCCAAATTCCGGTCATTGATCTTTCAGGACTCCATTTCGAAACTCAAGAAGCTCACGGTGGAGTTCCGGGACGCGGAGTCCCTCAAGGGGCTGTCCTCCCTGCGCAGCGCCGCGCCTCAGGGCAACTCGACGTTCACTTCACTCGCGTTCATGCAGGGGGAGTACTGGTATTTCGATGCCGCCGATCCCTTCCAGTACAGCGAGGGTCGCCGCGAACCCGGCCGGCCCGTCAGTACGCTGAGTTCAGGCGAGACGCCTGTCTACAGCGGTGAAGGGCAGAGTGCGGACATCCTCAACCGGGACATCATCTTCGCCACCACCAGCCTGGAAGTCGGGTACGACGACCCGAGCATCCAGTTCGTGCTTCAGCATCACGCGCCGAGCAACGTGGCCTCGTTCGTCCAGAAAAAAGGCCGCGCCGGCCGGGACTTGAATGACCGGCCGATCACAGCGGTCACCCTGTCCAGGAACAACTACCGCGACGCGTTCTACTACCAGAACACCAGTTACCTGACGGACCCAGCGGATTACGAACCGGCCTTAAATGCCGAGAACGATTTCGTGCAGCGGTTTCACGCAGTAGCCTTGCTGTTCGACGAGCTGGTGGCCCGCACCGGTCGCAGTTGGCAGCGCGTGCCCCAGGGCGTGACGCTGGACGCTCACCTGAACGCGGTCCAGGGCGAACTGCAACGCCTGGATTCGCGGGGGCAGTTCATCAGCCAGGCGTACAAGTGGGTGGTGGCGGACAGCCTGCAGGCCCAGCCGGAGTACGCCACCTGGGAAGCGCTGTGGTCCTGGTTTACGCAGACCCTCCTGGACCCGGAGGTGTCGTCCCGGGCTGGGGAGAAGCCGGACCTGATGCGCCTGTGTCCGGCCTTTCCGGAAAATCTCTTCAGCAGCGTGAATCTTCCCCTGGTGCAGGTGATGCACCCAGGGCGCCGCGGACCTGAAAGCTCCTGGCAGTTCCTGAAAGAAGACGTGGCCTTGACCTTCAGTGAACTGGCCCCAGGACGGGTCACCCGCCGGTACGGCCGGCACGACCTGTACTGGCGTCCCCCCTACTGCGTGTGA